The Streptomyces sp. NBC_01317 genomic interval CCGGCCGCAGGGTGAAGGCGATGACGAGCGGCACCACCAGCAGCAGCCCCGCCAGCGCGAGCCACGGTGTGCGGCCCGTGCCGTTGATGAGCGCGTCGCCGCCGAGCCAGACGGAGAGCAGGAGCAGCATCACCCCGCCCGCGATCCCGCCCGAGGACCGGTAGACACGGTCGGCGTAGGTCGGCTCGGAGGGCTGGTCGGTACTCGTCATACCTCCGATTCTGCCGTACGTCCCGAAAAGCACGGTCAGGCCACGGTCACATCTAGGGAACGCTCCCCTCCGGACGCTCACGGACGCTGTACACACCGCTACGCGCGTAGATATGCTCCTCTGGTGACCATGCCGACCCTCACCCACGAATTCGTGGACGCGACCGCGTCCGACAGCACACTGCGACGGTTCCTCCACGGACTGCCCGGCGTCGACGCCGTGGGCCTGGAGGCGCGCGCCGCGTCGCTCGGTACGCGTTCGATCAAGACCACGGCCAAGGCGTACGCCATCGACCTCGCCATCTCCATGATCGACCTGACGACGCTGGAAGGCGCGGACACCCCGGGCAAGGTCCGGGCCCTCGCCGCGAAGGCGCTCAGGCCCGACCCGACCGACCGCACCGCGCCCACCACGGCCGCGCTCTGTGTCTACCCGGACATGGCCGCGACGGCGGTCGCCGCGCTGGCGGGTTCGGGGGTGAAGGTGGCCTCCGTCGCCACCGCCTTCCCGGCCGGCCGCGCCTCGCTGAGCGTGAAGCTCGCGGACACCCGGGACGCCGTGGACGCCGGAGCCGACGAGATCGACATGGTCATCGATCGCGGCGCGTTCCTGGCGGGCCACTACCTCAAGGTGTACGAGGAGATCCGCGCCGTGAAGGAGGCCGCCGGGGCCGCCCGCCTCAAGGTCATCTTCGAGACCGGCGAGTTGTCCACGTACGACAACATCCGCCGCGCCTCCTGGCTCGGGATGATCGCCGGCGCGGACTTCATCAAGACGTCGACCGGCAAGGTCGGGGTCAACGCGACCCCCGCGAACACCCTGCTGATGCTGGAGGCCGTCCGGGACTTCCGGGAGCGGACCGGGGTCCAGATCGGCGTGAAGCCGGCGGGCGGGATCCGCACCAGCAAGGACGCGATCAAGTTCCTGGTGCTGGTGAACGAGACCGCCGGTGAGGACTGGCTGGACAACCACTGGTTCCGCTTCGGCGCGTCCAGTCTGCTGAACGACCTGCTGATGCAGCGTCAGAAGCTCAGCACCGGCCGGTACTCCGGCCCCGATTACGTCACGGTGGACTGAGGCGGAGATGGCAGCAGAGAGGGCATCGAAGAACGTGGCATCCACGAACGCATTCGCATACGCGCCCGCCCCGGAGTCGCGCTCCGTCGTCGACATCGCGCCGAGCTACGGCCTGTTCATCGACGGCGAGTTCACCGACGCGGCCGGCGGCAAGGTCTTCAAGACGGTCAGCCCGTCCACCGAGGAAGTGCTCTCCGAGGTCGCCCAGGCGGGGGCCGAGGACGTGGACCGGGCCGTGCGGGCGGCCCGCAAGGCCTTCGAGAAGTGGTCGGTGCTGCCGGGCACCGAGCGCGCCAAGTACCTGTTCCGTATCGCCAGGATCATCCAGGAGCGCTCGCGCGAACTGGCCGTCCTGGAGACGCTCGACAACGGCAAGCCCATCAAGGAGACACGCGACTTCGACCTGCCGATGGTCGCCGCGCACTTCTTCTACTACGCGGGCTGGGCGGACAAGCTCGGGCACGCGGGGTACGGGGCGGATCCGCGCCCGCTGGGGGTCGCCGGGCAGATCATCCCCTGGAACTTCCCGCTGATGATGCTCGCGTGGAAGATCGCCCCGGCGCTCGCCACCGGCAACACGGTGGTCCTCAAGCCGGCCGAGACCACGCCCCTGTCGGCCCTCTTCTTCGCGGACATCTGCCGCCAGGCGGGGCTGCCCAAGGGCGTCGTGAACATCATCACCGGGGACGGCTCGACCGGCGCGGAGCTGGTGGCGCACCCGGACGTGAACAAGATCGCCTTCACCGGCTCGACGGGCGTCGGCAAGGCCATCGCACGCCAGTTGGCCGGTACGGACAAGAAGGTCACGCTCGAACTGGGCGGCAAGGGCGCGAACATCGTCTTCGACGACGCGCCGGTCGACCAGGCCGTCGAGGGGATCGTCACCGGCATCTTCTTCAACCAGGGCCAGGTGTGCTGCGCCGGATCGCGCCTCCTCGTCCAGGAGTCGGTCCACGACGAGGTGCTGGACGCGCTCAAGCGCCGGCTGTCGTCGCTGCGGATCGGTGACCCGCTGGACAAGAACACGGACCTCGGCGCGATCAACTCCGCCGAACAGCTGGCCCGTATCGGCGCGTTGGCGGAGACGGGCGAGGCGGAGGGCGCGGAGCGCTGGTCGCCCGCGTGCGAACTCCCGTCCGCGGGCTACTGGTTCGCGCCCACGCTCTTCACGAACGTCACCCAGGCGCACACCGTCGCGCGGGACGAGATCTTCGGCCCGGTGCTGTCCGTGCTGACGTTCCGTACGCCCGAGGAGGCCGTGGCCAAGGCGAACAACAGCCAGTACGGCCTGTCCGCGGGCATCTGGACGGAGAAGGGCTCGCGCATCCTCGCGGTCGCGGGCAAGCTCCGGGCGGGCGTCGTCTGGGCCAACACGTTCAACAAGTTCGCCCCGACCTCGCCCTTCGGCGGCTACAAGGAATCGGGTCACGGCCGCGAGGGCGGCCGCCACGGCCTGGAGGCATACCTCGATGTCTGACGAGCGACTGTCCGTCCTCAAGACCTACAAGCTGTACGTCGGGGGCGCGTTCCCCCGCAGCGAGAGCGGCCGGGTGTACGAAGTGACGGACTCCAAGGGCACGTGGCTGGCGAACGCCCCCCGGTCGTCCCGCAAGGACGCGCGGGACGCGGTGGTCGCGGCCCGCAAGGCGTTCGGCGGCTGGTCGGGCGCGACCGCGTACAACCGCGGCCAGGTCCTCTACCGCGTCGCCGAGATGCTGGAGGGCCGCCGGGGCCAGTTCGCCCAGGAGGTCGCCGCGTCGGAGGGGATCTCCCGCTCCAAGGCGGCGGCGCTCGTCGACGCCACGATCGACCGCTGGGTCTGGTACGCGGGCTGGACCGACAAGATCGCCCAGGTCGTGGGCGGCGCGAACCCGGTCGCGGGCCCGTACTTCAACCTCTCCACCCCGGAGCCGACCGGCGTCGTGACGGTCCTGGCGCCCCGGACGTCGTCCTTCCTCGGCCTGGTCTCCGTCCTCGCCCCGGTGATCGCGACCGGCAACACGGCGGTCGTCGTGGCGAGCGAGTCGTCCCCGCTCCCCGCGCTGTCCCTGGGCGAGGTGCTGGCCACCTCCGACGTACCGGGCGGCGTGGTCAACATCCTGTCCGGCGGTACGGCGGAGATCGCGACCCCGCTGGCCGCGCACCAGGACGTCAACGGCATCGACCTGACGGGCGCGGACGAGGCCCTGGCCAAGGAGCTGGAGATCGCGGCGGCGGACAACGTCAAGCGAGTCCTGCGCCCCCGCGCCGACGACTGGACGGCCGACCCCGGAACGCGCCGCCTGACGGCGTTCCTGGAGACGAAGACGGTCTGGCACCCCACAGGCAAACTGGGCACCTCGGGCGCGTCGTACTGACCCACGTGGCGCTGACAGGCCCCTCCTGTACCTGACTGCGCCCGCCGTCTTGTACGTGACTGTGCCCGCCGTTCCGTCGAACGGCGGGCACAGTCGCGTACGTCCCCGTCCGCTCACCCCGTCAGCAGCCCCGTCACCGCCCCCGCCACCGGCAGGTCCTTGATCGCTCCGCCGCTGGTGACCGGAGCCGTCAGGCGGGCCGTCGAGACCGGCTTGAAGTCGGCGATCTGGGTGCCCACCGCGTTGTCCAGCGGGTCCACCCCCGTGCCCGCCAGCGGGTCCAGCTTGAGGCTCGTGAGCGGGGCCGCCGTGTGCGTCAGGGCCCCCGTGAGGCCCGCCGCCGCCGCTGAGCCGGCCGCCGCCAGCGGGGTGTCGTCCGAGGTGGCCACCGGTGCCGCGGCCGGTGCCGCGTCGGCCGCCGCGCCCGCCAGGCCGAGGGCCGCACCGGCCGCCGTGACGGTCAGACCGGCGCGCAGCAGGGCGCGGCGCGGAGAGGTGTGGGCTGCGTGACGTGCCATGGGATTCCTGACTGGCCGAGTGGTGTACGTAATCGGAATGACACGTAGCGTAGTTGACCGGCCCTCTCCGACACCAACAATTCACCCCGAACCCTCCCCGGGGATCCCCTCCGGCGGTCCGTACGCCAGACTGGTGTCCCGTGAGCCCCCAACCGCACCCGCCCCGGGTCGTGCTGCTCGCCGGCCCCTCCGGCTCCGGCAAGTCGTCCCTCGCCGCCCGTACGGGACTGCCCGTGCTGCGCCTCGACGACTTCTACAAAGAAGGCGTCGACCCGACGCTCCCGCTGGTCCCCGGCAGTACGGACATCGACTGGGACTCGCCCCTGTCCTGGGACGCGGACGCCGCTGTCGCGTCGATCGCGGAGCTGTGCCGTACGGGCCGTACGACCGTCCCCGTCTACTCGATCGCGACCAGCTCACGCGAGGACACGGAGGCGTTCGACCTCGGGCACGCGCCGGTGTTCGTCGCGGAGGGCATCTTCGCCGCCGACATCGTCGCCCGCTGCGGCGAGCTGGGCCTCCTGGCGGACGCGCTCTGCCTGCGGGGCCGCCCCTCGACCACGTACCGCCGCCGTCTGCTGCGCGACCTGCGCGAGGGCCGCAAGTCGGTCCCGTTCCTGCTGCGCCGGGGCTGGCGGCTGATGCGCGCGGAACGCGGCATCGTGGCCCGCCAGGCGGCCCTGGGCGCCCACCCGTGCGCGAAGGCGGAGGCGCTGAGCCGTATCGAAGCCGCTGTCGCGAAGACCGCTGTCGCGAAGGGGCCGGTGGCCCTCCCGGCACCGGTGACCGTGCCCGCCAGGACCACGACCGCCCCCACCGCAAGCGGCCGTTGAGCACCCCGTACACCCAGCGTACAGCGCGTCGAAGCACGACGAAGCGGCTCGTACAGGACCCCCCGGACCTGTTCGAGCCGCTTCGCTGTTCCCCCCGTGCCTTCCCCCGTACCCCCGTACCCCCGTACCCCCGTGCTTCCCCCCACTCCCCGCCGTCTCCCCCGGGACGGCAGGCCCCGCTCCCCCCACTGCCCTCAGGCGACCAGCTCGCCGAAGGACTCTTCCTCGTCACGGCCGAAGCTGAGGACCTGGTCCTCGCGCAGCCGGCGGAGCGACCGCCAGATGCTGGACTTCACCGTGCCGACACTGATGTCGAGGATGTCCGCGATCTCGGGATCGGTACGGCCCTCGTAGTAGCGCAGCACGAGCATCGTGCGCTGGGTCTCGGGGAGGCGGGAGAGCGCCTGCCAGAGGACCGCGCGCAGTTCCGTGCCGCGCATCGCGTCGGTGTCGCCCGCCGTCTCCGGCAGCTCCTCCGTCGGGTATTCGTTGAGCTTGCGCCTGCGCCACGCGCTGATGTGCAGGTTGGTCATCGTGCGGCGGAGGTAGCCCCCGACCGCCGCCTTGTCGCTGATCCTGTCCCAGGCGCGGTACGTGGAGAACAGCGCGCTCTGGAGCAGGTCCTCCGCCTCGAACCGGTCGCCGGTCAGGTGGTAGGCGGTGGCGTACAGGGAGGCGCGGCGCTCCTGGACGTAGGCGGTGAACGCGGCTTCCGCGTTCTCCTTCTCCGTCGGGACCCGCCGTTCCCCCGTGCCCTCCCCGTACGCCGTTC includes:
- a CDS encoding SigE family RNA polymerase sigma factor is translated as MNALHGTTSSAVVTRLHDVTRSTEKSGAVNGRGCVRGAGRQVKTSSYMTLIDVVEGANGGSGGGGTAYGEGTGERRVPTEKENAEAAFTAYVQERRASLYATAYHLTGDRFEAEDLLQSALFSTYRAWDRISDKAAVGGYLRRTMTNLHISAWRRRKLNEYPTEELPETAGDTDAMRGTELRAVLWQALSRLPETQRTMLVLRYYEGRTDPEIADILDISVGTVKSSIWRSLRRLREDQVLSFGRDEEESFGELVA
- the deoC gene encoding deoxyribose-phosphate aldolase; the encoded protein is MPTLTHEFVDATASDSTLRRFLHGLPGVDAVGLEARAASLGTRSIKTTAKAYAIDLAISMIDLTTLEGADTPGKVRALAAKALRPDPTDRTAPTTAALCVYPDMAATAVAALAGSGVKVASVATAFPAGRASLSVKLADTRDAVDAGADEIDMVIDRGAFLAGHYLKVYEEIRAVKEAAGAARLKVIFETGELSTYDNIRRASWLGMIAGADFIKTSTGKVGVNATPANTLLMLEAVRDFRERTGVQIGVKPAGGIRTSKDAIKFLVLVNETAGEDWLDNHWFRFGASSLLNDLLMQRQKLSTGRYSGPDYVTVD
- a CDS encoding aldehyde dehydrogenase family protein; this encodes MASTNAFAYAPAPESRSVVDIAPSYGLFIDGEFTDAAGGKVFKTVSPSTEEVLSEVAQAGAEDVDRAVRAARKAFEKWSVLPGTERAKYLFRIARIIQERSRELAVLETLDNGKPIKETRDFDLPMVAAHFFYYAGWADKLGHAGYGADPRPLGVAGQIIPWNFPLMMLAWKIAPALATGNTVVLKPAETTPLSALFFADICRQAGLPKGVVNIITGDGSTGAELVAHPDVNKIAFTGSTGVGKAIARQLAGTDKKVTLELGGKGANIVFDDAPVDQAVEGIVTGIFFNQGQVCCAGSRLLVQESVHDEVLDALKRRLSSLRIGDPLDKNTDLGAINSAEQLARIGALAETGEAEGAERWSPACELPSAGYWFAPTLFTNVTQAHTVARDEIFGPVLSVLTFRTPEEAVAKANNSQYGLSAGIWTEKGSRILAVAGKLRAGVVWANTFNKFAPTSPFGGYKESGHGREGGRHGLEAYLDV
- a CDS encoding aldehyde dehydrogenase family protein, with protein sequence MSDERLSVLKTYKLYVGGAFPRSESGRVYEVTDSKGTWLANAPRSSRKDARDAVVAARKAFGGWSGATAYNRGQVLYRVAEMLEGRRGQFAQEVAASEGISRSKAAALVDATIDRWVWYAGWTDKIAQVVGGANPVAGPYFNLSTPEPTGVVTVLAPRTSSFLGLVSVLAPVIATGNTAVVVASESSPLPALSLGEVLATSDVPGGVVNILSGGTAEIATPLAAHQDVNGIDLTGADEALAKELEIAAADNVKRVLRPRADDWTADPGTRRLTAFLETKTVWHPTGKLGTSGASY
- a CDS encoding uridine kinase family protein; translated protein: MSPQPHPPRVVLLAGPSGSGKSSLAARTGLPVLRLDDFYKEGVDPTLPLVPGSTDIDWDSPLSWDADAAVASIAELCRTGRTTVPVYSIATSSREDTEAFDLGHAPVFVAEGIFAADIVARCGELGLLADALCLRGRPSTTYRRRLLRDLREGRKSVPFLLRRGWRLMRAERGIVARQAALGAHPCAKAEALSRIEAAVAKTAVAKGPVALPAPVTVPARTTTAPTASGR